AGATCTGGTCACCTATCGGGAATCTGTATCAAGCCTTTGGTTATTGAATGAAACCATGATTCATGGgatcaacagcagtatgtgtgaaaaagaccttagagtcctcatggacaacaagttaaacatgagccaaaaatgtgatgcggcagctaaaaaggccaacgaaattttggcctgcatcaataggaatctagtgtctagatccagggaagtcatactacccctctattctgccttggtcagaccacacctggaatcacactgtgtccaattctgggctggaaagtgtccagaggagggtgactaaaatgatcaagggtctggagaacaagccctatgaggagcggcttaaacagctgggtatgttttaactgcagaagagaaggctgagaggagacatgatagccatgtataaatatgtgaggggaaatcatagggaggagggagcaagcttgttttctgctgccctgcagactaggacgcggaacaatggcttcaaactacagaaaaggaaattccacctgaacatcaggaagaacttcctcactgtgagggctgtttggcagtggaactgtctcccccggactgtggtggaggctccttctttggaggcttttaagcagaggctggatggccatctgttgggggtgctttgaatgcgatttcctgcttcttggcagggtgttggactggatggcccatgaggtctcttccagctctatgattctatgattctaggaatggCATATCATGTCACACTGATTGTGCATCCAATTCAGTATTGTTTATGCCGAAGAATTTGGAAAAATTAACTTTTGTTTGGTCCAGTAATTCCCAGAATGCGCCAGCCACCATGGAGGGTGTCCTTTTCTGGATGAGatattatggaagttgtagactGCCACTGAATACCAGGTCCTGTAAGCTATATGCCAGATAAAGAAACTGTGAAAAATACCTCCATGTATTCCTTCccttaagaaaacccaatgaaatgtaTGGAGTCACTATAAATacataggcaacttgaaggcacagtccTAAAAAGTAACCCTTTCAAGCTGTTGTGACTATCAGAGGCTCTCCATCAAGGAGACATCTTTCATACAACATGTTACCAAAGATTCTTATTACCAGAGGTTGAATCTGAAATAAACCGCATGTAATACAAATAGATAGAGTTATGATCATCCTCCAAAATTCCACTGAATGCCATATATTTCCGTAGTTAAGGAATACAAACACATACTGTTTTATTTCCTGTAGAGAATGGTTAAATAGCAGGAAAAGGCTCGGACAGCACCATTAAGGTCCACCACCTCACCCCTTTTTCAGAAGCCTCATAAACTAACCGTAATACTATTAAGCCAGTTTTCCCAGGTAACATgtattgggagttgaagtccaacacagcTAGAGGCCGACAGTCTCTGGGAAAGCTGCCAGAGATTATAAGAATATACCCAAGGCTGCCCACTTGATTATTTTTCAATATGGCAGTAAAGAATGTGCATTTCCAGTTTCTTGTTACTGAACCCAAGAGCAGCTCTGTTCGATCATAGTTTGAATGAACTTTCCTAAAGAGATCAGCCAGATGCCACTGGGGACAAGGCCATCAAAGTAACAGATTTCTCCAGTTGGTTCCTCCCAGCAAGTTGTGTATACTTGTACTGTGGCTATTATCCATGTTGGACCACTGGTTCATATACCCAGCATTGTTCAAAACTCCCCAATGACTCATAAAAAGTTCCTTCTCAGTTTAGCATTAATGGAGGATCCTTCAGATGGAAAGGCAAACAGTCGAATCTGTGACTTTATCCAAGCAAAGCATGTTCTACCACTAAATGTCAGGCAGGCTAGGGATGCTGTTGCAAACATCACAGCAAAGGCAGCTATGCCCCCGATCCTCAGCCCAAAACTCTTGATTTAATATATCCCAGACACATGACACTTCCATGCTCCACATTTGAACCTACAGGTTGCCTCACTTACGCATCAGCTcctgaaatattattattttattattatgtttatttatatcctgtttttctctccacaaggagactcaaatatCTGCCCCATAGGAGTAGACATCCTGGATAAAATAGTGTTCCAAGCCACAAAACACTGCGGTGGAACAATTCCAGGCTGGACTGCAGGCTGCCACACCACTTTTGTCAAATACATCACAGCCTCTTATTGCCCAATGTCCTATGCTGTGTGAGGCTGCATGGACGCCTCTGAAGCTGGATCCCCTTTCCAGGCTGCAACCGACCCTTCTCCTGTCGTCTCCCCCTTCCAACCCACTAGGTTGCCATCCCCAGGAGCTGGATCCCCAGCTTTCCAAGCAACAATGGCACTCTCAGCTGATGGCTCTCCAGTCTTCCATGCTGTAGTGGTGCCAGCAACATTGCCTTCGATGGCCGGCACAGTGCCAGCAACATTAGGCTTCTCCTTCCAGTCAGTAGAAGAAGTGGTTGGTGCCATGGCGCCTGGGGCCTCGGGCTGCCCACCTTTCCAGGCAGTATGGGTGGTCATGTGGCGCTCCAGCAACGTGCGGTGGGAGAAGTACTTGTTGCAGATGCAGCACTGGAAGCGTTCGGGGCGGTGGGTGCGCATGTGGACATTGAGGGAACTCTTTTGAGTGAAGCGCTTGCAACAAATAGAGCACTGGAAGGCACGCACCCCTGTATGGGTCACCATATGCTTGAGCAGGTAGTCCCTCAGGGAAAATGAGCGCCAGCAGATGCTGCACTGGTGGGGCTTCTCACCTGCCGGGGAAGAAAGACAACAGTGTTTAAGTTTTGCATTTTGGTTGATCTATGCTTTATTAACATGCTGCTGGAGACAGGCACACACAACACAGTAAGATTGGCTAGAGCAGAATATTGTTCTTGCTCAGTTCATGTTTTATAGCATTATTTACTGCATACACATTGCTGTAACTGAACACCAATAGTCTGTGTATTTGCAGCTGCCCCTCACCATTATTGtgatgctgatgctgctaaaaatCCTGCAGCTAGACTGAAGACAAGGAGGAATTTGTTACCAGGAGCTTTTCCCCCCAAAGATTTTGTTACGAAgatattataagtatataatgtatgtatacAATGGGTTTGGGTTTTTTCCAGGaacctctgtggataccaaaatccatcgATGCTCAAGTCTCATCATATGCAGTAAAAAGGTATCACttataaggtaaaagtaaaggttttccccttacattaagtctagtcatgtccgactctgagggttagtgctcatctccatttctgagccgaataggcggcattgtccatagacatctctaaggtcatgtggccagcatgactgcatggagcgccattaccttcccaccggggcagtacctattgatctactcacatttgtatgtttttgaactgctaggttggcataaactggtgctaacagtaggagctcaccccgccatTTGGATTCGAAcggccgaccttttggtcagcaagttcagcagcttagcagcttaacctgctgcgccaccaggggtatcccttatataaagtggcaaaatcaaggtttgcttctttgaaatttatttttaaaatttcaagccatggatgaccGAATCCATTGATGCAGAATCCATAGTTACAGAAGAGCAACTGCATATAGATACCTGTTAACAAGCTCTCTGACAAACAAATTCCCCTTTTACAAAGTTTTATTACTTTTTACAACTAAATTCCTCCTTGTCCtctgtaaataattaaaatactgaaTGATATGGAAAAAATCAGATTGCACAGAAATTCTTAGCAATAAAACATTTTCTCTTGCCCACTCAGGAGCCAACACGGGGCAGCAAGTGAGCAAATGTGGCTTTTTAGGTGTTGTTGGTCCCTTATTCTatcaccactggctatgctggcaAGGGCTGATCGAATATGTAGTTCAACAAGATCTGGAAGGTCACGTGTTATTGATTCTTGCCTTAGCATTTTTTTAAGCAAGTGATTTGTAGTGCATGTAGGTAGTACCAGATTCAATCAATAAATCACCataaatactacagtagagtctcacttatccaagctaaacaggccggcagaagcttggataagcgaatatcttggataataaggaaggattaaggaaaagcctattaaacatcaaattaggttatgattttacaaattaagagccaaaacatcatgttatacaacaaatttgacagaaaaagtagttcaatacgcaataatgttatgttgtaattactgtatttatgaatttagcaccaaaatatcacgatatattgaaaacattgactacaaaaatggcttggataatccagaagcttggataagcgaggcttggataagtgagactctactgtacgaggTAGCTTTTCTATGCAACCAGGCATGACCTCAACATTACATTTtccttgtgcctttcctgcatcttatcaccattcatccatcttttaaaaattcccaatagTTGGCTTCCAGatttgtttggactacaactcccaccacccCACACAATTTGCAACAATGGAGGATTTAATGGGAGTTGTATTCTATCCATCTACGGGAGTCACTCTCCCCTAGTCTTGTAAGGTGATCAAACTGTGAACAAGTTCATGATGTGCCTACTACTGTCCACAGAAGGCCTTGCTCTGCTCTTCCTCACCCAAACCCAGACATTCCAACCCTCTGTATGTGCATTACCGGAATGGATGAACATATGCTTGGTGTAGTTTTTGCGGGAGCTGAAGGTTTTCTGGCAATGGCTGCATTGGTAAGAAGGCTCAGAGCACCGTGAGGGACCTGGCTGTTGATTCTGCTGCTCTCCGCCGTGCATGGCGCCCGAGCCCATATTGCTGGGGCCAAGCTGCACCATGTTAGTGCCACCTGCATCCTGCTGCTGTGGTTGCTGCTGGATACTGTAGAAACTCTGAGCCACCCCACTAGGTTGGGGCAGATGAAACTGGAAGATGCTGGTGGTGCTGGTGGCTGCGTTGGCACTGCTGACTTCGGGTTTAAGCTCCCGTTGGATGCCCAGTGAAGAGACAAAGGCCAACCCCCCACCACTGTTAGTGCTGCGTGGTGGGAATGCAGAAGAGGGTCCGCCCAAGTCTGGCTTGAACTCCCCTGCCAAGCTTCTCAAGTTGGAGATCTCCAAACCACAATCCGAGTGGAACTTCTCCCTGTCTCGGGTGACAGAAGCTGTAGCCTCTTCATTGCTTTCTTCTCCCTGCCAGGAGGGGATGAAGGACTCTGAAAAAACATCCTGGTTCCCAAAAAAATCCTGTCCCTCAGCAGTGGCATAATCCATGTGGATGCTCTCCTTCCGGTTAGCACCACTAGTGTTCCCAGAATTCTTTGTATCTGTCTCATCAGGAAACCCAGCAGGGAAGTTAGTGCTCCCACCACACTCGGCAAAGCAGCTCAATTTGCCTTCTGGTTCTGAAGTGGCAGTAGTTGCCACCACACCTTCCCTGCTTTCCCTGCCTGCTTCCTCTTCGTCCTTGATGATGACAGGCATTACTTCAGACAGCTGGAGCCTTACCGGCTGACGCTGCTTGCGGCTATGGCAGCTGGGTGTTGCCTCTGCTGGGTGCAAATAAGCCCCTCCAGCTTCCCCATCACTGATGCCCCCCTCGCAAGTGGCTCCTCTCGCCTCCCTGTGTTGGGAAGAGAGCAAGTCCCGCAACTTATAGCGCACCTCTGAGGCGCAAAGCAACTTGGGAGCTTCAAGGTGAGTGGCCTCGATGTCACTAGGTCGTGAGACACTGGCAATGGCCTCTTTGGAGGTCAGCTGCTCTTGAGGCTTGGCAGGGAGAACCCTGGGGATAGAGAGGGAGACTGGTGGAGGAGCCGTGGGGGGCTTAGGGCTGCGGCTCTGAGAGATGATCTGGGTGCATTCGTCAATGACGGTCTTGATCTGGAGGATGGAGGCCGCTGTGAGGATCTGCAGTGCTTCGGATTGGGCCACCACCAGTGAGCCGCTGTACATGAATTCCACAAGCTGGCGTACCACTTGGCTAGGCACCACCGGTGGCACCTCGATCTCCGAGTAACCCAGCAGCAGCTTGTCATGGAAGAAAGGGCTGCCGGCGGCCAGCACGCACCGGTGGGCACGAAGAGTAGCCTCCTGAATATGCACTGTTACATCGcagaaatggccacccagcctctgcccATTCAGGGTCTCTAGGAGAGACTTGCTGAAGTTCTGGAGGTGGATGTAATGGACAGCTTCAGCCATGCCAACCTGTGTCCTATGGCCAAACCCTTCTGAAGAATAGTGTACATCAAAAAAGGAGAGATCTTGCGAAGAATTCTATAGTACGATCCTGAAATATATGATGGAAAGAGGAAAAGTAAAGCAGATGTAAAGGGTTTTATTACAGTGGACCCTCAGTATCCACAGAAGGATGGCTCAAGTACCCTTCACAGATACACCCCCTCTTCTAAAATGCATGCTCAACTCCCTAATAAAAATGGGA
This sequence is a window from Anolis carolinensis isolate JA03-04 chromosome 6, rAnoCar3.1.pri, whole genome shotgun sequence. Protein-coding genes within it:
- the zbtb45 gene encoding zinc finger and BTB domain-containing protein 45 — encoded protein: MAEAVHYIHLQNFSKSLLETLNGQRLGGHFCDVTVHIQEATLRAHRCVLAAGSPFFHDKLLLGYSEIEVPPVVPSQVVRQLVEFMYSGSLVVAQSEALQILTAASILQIKTVIDECTQIISQSRSPKPPTAPPPVSLSIPRVLPAKPQEQLTSKEAIASVSRPSDIEATHLEAPKLLCASEVRYKLRDLLSSQHREARGATCEGGISDGEAGGAYLHPAEATPSCHSRKQRQPVRLQLSEVMPVIIKDEEEAGRESREGVVATTATSEPEGKLSCFAECGGSTNFPAGFPDETDTKNSGNTSGANRKESIHMDYATAEGQDFFGNQDVFSESFIPSWQGEESNEEATASVTRDREKFHSDCGLEISNLRSLAGEFKPDLGGPSSAFPPRSTNSGGGLAFVSSLGIQRELKPEVSSANAATSTTSIFQFHLPQPSGVAQSFYSIQQQPQQQDAGGTNMVQLGPSNMGSGAMHGGEQQNQQPGPSRCSEPSYQCSHCQKTFSSRKNYTKHMFIHSGEKPHQCSICWRSFSLRDYLLKHMVTHTGVRAFQCSICCKRFTQKSSLNVHMRTHRPERFQCCICNKYFSHRTLLERHMTTHTAWKGGQPEAPGAMAPTTSSTDWKEKPNVAGTVPAIEGNVAGTTTAWKTGEPSAESAIVAWKAGDPAPGDGNLVGWKGETTGEGSVAAWKGDPASEASMQPHTA